From one Henningerozyma blattae CBS 6284 chromosome 1, complete genome genomic stretch:
- the RTC4 gene encoding Rtc4p (similar to Saccharomyces cerevisiae YNL254C; ancestral locus Anc_1.106): protein MYMARKSKIYQTFYNNTDINAKIMKRTYSRSRSDEPLSDNTFSGNDDDDNNNDIMVNRWTSNRFNDNTIKNNANRISIPSSQLDAGASIELSDLDSSVMQELEERGIIESIPSSPRKRHKTTKNRSKNNNEVVLTQNINDEKICELKREKSTTKELTETISTWISLNAKINQCEDEEQEAKEKERELASSPGRSSLRFEQAAEEAVEEAARETYVQKLLIRKRNGALYQLPPVLFLDDLIEKVEPYIYVAKEIIDRKRGSKYYGDAINVFKNSKRVSLTHEEFTSIDMTKFQAGFYGVKRQLRVGDLIAEELRQDLLRCGSPVVKWWGVVDYSRYVLAPEVLIHLCLEEVFLNKKNIHYAKNKKKDEMDLLDDAYTLFEDTIEFGSIVADTDPLERWEEQSEIDELKRLKLDHEKYGSRCWR from the coding sequence atgtaTATGGCGAggaaatcaaaaatatatcaaacaTTTTATAACAATACAGATATTAATGCTAAAATAATGAAACGTACATATTCACGTAGTAGGAGTGATGAACCTTTAAGTGATAATACTTTTTCTggtaatgatgatgatgataataataacgatATAATGGTTAATAGATGGACTTCTAATCGTTTTAATGATAACACTATTAAGAATAATGCCAATAGAATTAGTATACCTAGCTCACAATTAGATGCTGGTGCCAGCATCGAGTTAAGCGATTTGGATAGTTCTGTGATGCAAGAATTGGAAGAAAGAGGAATTATAGAGTCTATCCCATCTTCACCACGAAAAAGACACAAAACAACTAAGAATCGttccaaaaataataatgaagttGTATTGactcaaaatataaatgatgaaaaaatatgtgaattaaaaagagaaaaatcCACCACAAAAGAACTTACAGAAACTATATCTACTTGGATATCATTAAATGCCAAGATTAATCAAtgtgaagatgaagaacaAGAggcaaaagaaaaagaaagggAGCTGGCATCTTCTCCAGGTAGATCATCATTACGATTTGAACAAGCTGCTGAGGAAGCTGTTGAAGAAGCAGCTAGGGAAACCTATGTCCAGAAGTTACTCATACGTAAAAGAAACGGTGCCTTATATCAGCTACCGCCAGTTCTTTTCCttgatgatttaattgaaaaagtagaaccatatatatatgtggcaaaagaaattatagaTAGGAAGCGTGGTAGTAAATATTATGGTGATGCTATCAatgtatttaaaaattctaaacGTGTCTCTTTAACTCATGAAGAATTTACCAGCATTGATATGACCAAATTCCAAGCTGGTTTTTATGGTGTCAAGAGACAATTGAGGGTAGGCGATTTAATAGCAGAAGAACTACGTCAAGACCTGCTTCGGTGTGGCTCACCGGTAGTGAAATGGTGGGGGGTGGTTGACTATTCTCGTTACGTGTTGGCCCCAGAGGtattaattcatttgtGTCTTGAAGAAGTATTTCtgaataagaaaaatatacacTATGccaagaataaaaaaaaggacGAGATGGATCTTCTCGATGATGCATATACATTGTTTGAAGATACTATCGAATTTGGTTCTATAGTGGCAGACACAGACCCTTTAGAACGATGGGAGGAACAATCTGAGATAGACGAATTGAAGCGTCTAAAACTTGATCATGAAAAGTACGGTAGTCGATGTTGGCGTTGA
- the NRD1 gene encoding Nrd1 complex RNA-binding subunit (similar to Saccharomyces cerevisiae NRD1 (YNL251C); ancestral locus Anc_1.109): MSSETQQTFVDTLESFKDLRTGISGSRIKRLTSYALEHVKEEETLIPLIINYSKTCPQTHKLGSLYIIDSIGRAYLEEARARDDYIKVNARKGSCAHGLYTLGESMQELLSDALSDTTAEHKEKIRSLVDIWDRAGLFQKGVLNAVRAKFFSMDDMKATPNPSSSSNNSNNDNETQINKDTLPESSQERAKYIINNLKPSDHFPRIDVPSTIFSHDEQEQSQALKELLNQMHYQLGDLSTKSGLNDDARSKSQIQKRNIASPPRDRDTERSARHITTEYGSRRDRERERFTSRRNRSRSPPQHGRRRNSHHDRQQHSGFHNQHQGNQYGGYNDQIPTPQPQQQQQQRNNFPNINNHHFYPNEMNVPSNSHYRQKPISFDPTLPPDHIKVLSRTLFLGGVPMNMKEWDIANILKPYAEVQSLILNNVRKHAFVKVYSRREAENVLMNFNKDGSQPLRTRWGVGFGPRDCCDYQHGYSIIPMSRLTDVDRKWSVGAQWGGTSGQPLQPGMVFEEPDIIVGEGVSSKAISQKMPTDSGRNGPKSGKGSQNEPMMSGYNGEDMYGHPQQQVQPQQYEYGNQQMGYNQPPLPQSNNQQYPQYPPQQIPPQNNFDPTAHLNSLMNMLNQQQPQ, encoded by the coding sequence ATGAGTTCTGAAACACAGCAAACTTTTGTAGATACCTTGGaatcatttaaagatttaagGACCGGTATTTCTGGTTCACgtattaaaagattaacTTCATATGCACTTGAACAtgttaaagaagaagaaactttaattccattaataataaattattccaaAACTTGTCCTCAAACCCATAAATTAGGTTCTTTGTATATAATTGATTCTATCGGTAGAGCTTATTTGGAAGAAGCAAGAGCTAGAGATGACTATATTAAAGTTAATGCCAGGAAGGGGTCTTGTGCACATGGTTTGTATACTTTAGGTGAGTCTAtgcaagaattattatctgaTGCCTTGTCAGATACTACTGCTGAACACAAAGAAAAGATTAGAAGTTTGGTAGATATATGGGATAGAGCTGGCTTATTCCAAAAAGGTGTTTTGAACGCAGTTCGAGCAAAATTCTTTTCTATGGATGACATGAAGGCTACTCCTAATCCGTCGTCCTCTAGtaataattccaataaCGATAATGAAAcccaaataaataaagacACTTTGCCAGAAAGTTCACAAGAAAGAgctaaatatattataaataactTGAAGCCTTCTGATCATTTCCCACGTATTGATGTTCCATCTACTATATTTTCTCATGATGAACAAGAACAATCTCAAgctttaaaagaattactTAATCAAATGCATTATCAATTGGGTGATTTGTCAACCAAATCTGGTTTGAATGATGATGCTCGTAGCAAAtctcaaattcaaaagagAAACATTGCCTCTCCACCTCGTGACCGTGATACGGAACGTTCTGCTCGTCATATCACTACTGAATATGGTAGTAGACGTGATCGTGAACGGGAAAGATTCACATCTAGAAGAAATAGATCTAGGTCACCTCCTCAACATGGTAGAAGACGTAATAGTCATCATGATCGCCAACAACATTCTGGATTCCATAATCAACACCAAGGTAATCAATATGGAGGATATAACGATCAAATTCCTACACCTCAACcacaacagcaacaacagcaacgtaataattttccaaatattaaCAACCACCATTTCTATCCGAATGAAATGAATGTCCCATCAAACTCACATTACAGACAAAAAccaatttcttttgatCCTACTCTGCCGCCAGATCATATTAAAGTATTAAGTCgtacattatttttaggtGGTGTCCCAATGAACATGAAAGAATGGGATATTGCAAATATCTTAAAGCCATATGCTGAAGTTCAAAGTTTGATCTTAAATAACGTTAGAAAACATGCATTTGTGAAAGTGTATTCCAGACGTGAAGCTGAAAATGTATTGatgaattttaataaagatgGTTCCCAGCCATTAAGAACTCGTTGGGGTGTCGGTTTTGGACCAAGAGATTGTTGTGACTATCAACATGGTTATAGTATCATTCCAATGTCAAGATTAACTGATGTTGATAGAAAGTGGTCTGTGGGTGCACAATGGGGTGGTACTAGTGGGCAACCACTTCAGCCAGGTATGGTTTTCGAAGAACCAGATATCATTGTCGGTGAAGGTGTTTCTTCAAAGGCTATTTCACAGAAAATGCCAACTGATTCAGGTAGAAACGGTCCAAAATCTGGCAAAGGTTCTCAAAATGAGCCAATGATGTCAGGTTATAACGGAGAAGATATGTATGGTCATCCACAACAACAAGTGCAACCTCAACAGTATGAATATGGTAACCAACAAATGGGTTATAATCAACCACCTCTACCGCAATCTAACAACCAACAATATCCACAATATCCACCGCAACAGATACCTcctcaaaataattttgatccCACTGCtcatttgaattctttGATGAATATGCTAAATCAACAACAGCCCCAATAA
- the TEX1 gene encoding Tex1p (similar to Saccharomyces cerevisiae TEX1 (YNL253W); ancestral locus Anc_1.107), with amino-acid sequence MTDLLQKSILTSEDLLTQACKEAIDSFKNSRNQEDIADERLTQILSRSRSRFSGPIPGAETVSLRFHPSGRNLAYSRMDGSVTAWSLDEKFNLKNKIYVSDIVGSDKLITSISWNPNELNQFITAGNTSELIIWSVDYSNNSINKLKTMNLHNRVKINNCMFDPTGKWLIAATKSGQLNLFEVDQDFKLISGINVSEFANIKSLRSIIWNNSGKYLFIGSKCGLLLILKLDPVSKEFSLVSKMMAHCSSISTLSIDPLGRYLVSGSEDGSCVVWDLESLTCKFHINDLGDGIISLDIDSLGKIIGIVTEHNKILFYELNTGKSLDEIDLASIESDVILKFYPHMLKFITSGKNDTLKIYTSTLAFKKLTGDAKNQLPSHPKDSRDQRSYGNRISKDSDKDRSSYRRRNANNNRYSRYSNRPRY; translated from the coding sequence ATGACTGATCTTTTACAGAAATCAATTCTAACAAGTGAAGATTTACTTACGCAAGCGTGTAAAGAAGCTATTGACTCTTTCAAAAACTCAAGAAACCAAGAAGATATAGCAGATGAAAGATTAACTCAAATATTATCCAGATCCAGGTCTAGATTTTCAGGTCCAATTCCTGGAGCAGAAACTGTTTCACTGAGATTTCATCCTTCAGGTAGAAATTTGGCTTATAGTAGAATGGATGGTTCTGTAACCGCTTGGTCCcttgatgaaaaatttaatttgaaaaataagatATACGTCTCAGATATTGTTGGTagtgataaattaattacaTCTATATCATGGAATCCCAATGAATTGAATCAATTCATCACAGCAGGTAATACATCGGAACTTATTATATGGTCAGTAGattattcaaacaattctataaataaattgaaaacaaTGAATTTGCATAATAGagtgaaaataaataattgtatGTTTGATCCTACTGGAAAATGGCTAATTGCAGCCACAAAGTCAGgtcaattaaatttatttgaagtagatcaagattttaaattaatatctgGAATTAATGTTTCTGAATTTGCTAATATTAAATCACTACGATCAATAATATGGAATAATTctggaaaatatttattcataGGTTCTAAATGTGGtttgttattaattttaaaattagacCCAGTTTCCAAAGAATTCTCTTTAGTTTCTAAAATGATGGCTCATTGTTCGTCTATTTCTACTTTATCTATCGATCCTCTTGGTCGATATTTGGTATCAGGCAGTGAAGATGGATCATGTGTAGTATGGGATTTGGAGAGTTTAACGTGTAAATTTCACATTAATGATCTAGGCGATGGAATTATATCATTAGATATTGATTCATTGGGCAAAATTATTGGTATCGTTACAGaacataataaaatattattttatgaattaaataCTGGTAAGAGCTTGGATGAGATTGATTTAGCATCTATAGAATCAGATGTTatattaaagttttatCCACACAtgttaaaatttataacaTCTGGAAAAAATGACACATTAAAGATATACACTTCTACATTAGCTTTTAAGAAACTTACAGGTGATGCTAAGAATCAATTACCAAGCCATCCAAAAGATTCCAGAGATCAAAGATCTTATGGTAATAGAATATCTAAGGATTCAGATAAAGACCGTAGTTCAtatagaagaagaaatgcCAATAATAATCGTTATTCTAGATACAGCAATAGACCAAGATACTGA
- the MRPL17 gene encoding mitochondrial 54S ribosomal protein mL46 (similar to Saccharomyces cerevisiae MRPL17 (YNL252C); ancestral locus Anc_1.108), translating into MIRSGIRTMASVASKENTKVINSGLILSRIPIVTPDLTEFEKKYYNYQSELEKRLMWTFPYYFYFRKGTLAERRFLKAQKYPVSKQPGVWYPKGIPDIRQNRERRSKQDVILPKEQEDINESLEKISRPVVPNPRTTKADETGDLTSLERKLSRTLYLLLKNKTGEWEFPTFQLKEDDALLHLNAETGLRTLGGKNINTWTVSKTPVAAYENNNGSDITFFIKSHILGGKFDLQENDTYSNFAWLTKDEVKNHIKTDYFNKVDCLLSKV; encoded by the coding sequence ATGATAAGATCAGGAATACGAACTATGGCTTCTGTAGCCTCTAAAGAAAACACGAAAGTTATCAATTCTGGGCTAATACTTTCAAGAATTCCTATTGTAACTCCAGATTTAACGGAAttcgaaaaaaaatattataattatcagTCTGAACTAGAAAAAAGGTTGATGTGGACATTcccatattatttttacttcAGAAAAGGTACATTGGCTGAAAGAAGGTTTTTAAAAGCTCAAAAGTATCCAGTAAGCAAACAGCCAGGTGTTTGGTATCCCAAAGGTATCCCTGATATCAGACAAAATAGAGAAAGAAGAAGTAAGCAAGATGTTATTTTACCTAAGGAACAAGAAGATATAAATGAatcattagaaaaaatttccaGACCGGTCGTTCCAAATCCAAGAACTACTAAAGCAGATGAAACTGGGGATTTAACAAGTTtagaaagaaaattaagTCGTACGTTATACTtgcttttaaaaaataagacAGGTGAATGGGAATTCCCAACTTTCCAACTGAAAGAAGATGATGCACTTCTACATTTAAATGCAGAGACCGGTTTAAGAACTTTAGGtggtaaaaatattaacacTTGGACTGTTTCAAAAACACCTGTAGCTGcatatgaaaataataatggtagTGATATTAcgtttttcattaaatctCATATTCTTGGTGGTAAGTTTGACTtacaagaaaatgataCATATTCTAATTTTGCATGGTTAACTAAAGATGAAGTTAAAAATCATATTAAAACTGACTATTTTAACAAAGTTGATTGCTTACTATCAAAAGTATAA
- the GIS2 gene encoding mRNA-binding translational activator GIS2 (similar to Saccharomyces cerevisiae GIS2 (YNL255C); ancestral locus Anc_1.105): MNSQKACYVCGKIGHLADDCESEKLCYNCNQPGHLQSECTMERTAEFKQCYACGETGHVRSECTAQRCYSCGETGHMSRDCPSGNSNGRRGGRFHNNRGGAGGSRVSCYKCGGPNHMARDCLQSESKCYSCGKFGHLARDCPASGMSGGASNDRVCYACGESGHISRDCPSKD; this comes from the coding sequence ATGAACTCTCAAAAAGCTTGTTACGTGTGTGGGAAGATAGGTCATCTAGCTGACGACTGTGAAAGTGAGAAATTATGTTATAACTGTAACCAACCAGGTCATTTACAATCCGAATGTACCATGGAAAGAACTGCTGAATTTAAACAGTGTTACGCTTGTGGTGAAACTGGTCATGTCCGTTCTGAATGTACTGCTCAACGTTGTTACTCGTGTGGGGAAACTGGCCATATGTCCCGTGACTGTCCTTCTGGTAACTCCAACGGTAGACGTGGTGGTAGATTCCACAATAACCGTGGGGGTGCTGGTGGTTCCCGTGTCTCCTGCTACAAATGTGGTGGACCAAACCATATGGCCCGTGACTGTTTGCAAAGCGAATCCAAATGTTACTCTTGTGGTAAGTTTGGCCACTTGGCTCGTGACTGTCCTGCAAGCGGTATGTCTGGTGGTGCTTCTAACGACAGAGTGTGTTACGCTTGTGGTGAGTCTGGTCATATCTCTAGAGACTGTCCAAGTAAGGACTAG
- the RAD50 gene encoding MRX complex DNA-binding subunit (similar to Saccharomyces cerevisiae RAD50 (YNL250W); ancestral locus Anc_1.110): MSAIYKLSIQGVRSFDSNERETIEFGSPLTLIVGSNGTGKTTVIECLKYATTGDFPPNSKGGAFVHDPKIIGEKDIRAQVKLAFVSANGLNMIVTRNMQLLVKRSTQTFKTLEGQLVAINKAGDRTTLNTRSTDLDAQVPQYMGVPKAILDYVIFCHQEDSLWPLSEPANLKKKFDEIFQAMKFTKALDSLKAIKKDMNVDIKLLKQSVEHLKVDKDRANAIKLNISRLQEKNQEYQDQVKDIEVKIKKVTEESDILFKSNQDFQKVLSKLESLKRMEESTSEQIGRLKSSLEIIHLPKEELQNMLDNFSETLLQNERQIDEIVNHINSLKTQSNEIQTKCNQLIRRQGELKAQEGAHEQNIIQIESLKKIIFDNYGLADSNDNANYDIFLNTLLEYKNKLMENLNNITTTGHIEAERYNKLLTDIAKETMVESHKLEYGNNDILKLEDILQNLNNNLENINITEVEYEREKKDLQKFQDKLKDWENTNVIVDLTRQIKDKNMSLIDIENDLEKIQDQILKTNQKADLFAKLSFYKSILNEKNKNLNYLNEKLSSDLKVKSWDIDLENEPDLNFKKFYINLQKNIGLTTRDSNKLTKAVTEASLNLRNARQEYENYEKSISEITKQLEETLPEDCTIEDYDELLEEAEISYRTSLENLKMHQTTLAFNKKALEVAQNDDCCYLCSRKFEDATFRSKILDELILKTDAKFEISLKETVENEKEYLEILRSLEKDILSLKISKTKYNDINISLTKLETEENEAKKKLDDFEKSLTDLKSERDYAENTIRPIIESKLRLQNEIKRSEHDVSQISDELMIYGTSSGNVQTVDELKENQRLKNEQLKNTRKEINSLQEEKETKTSEYSNLLNLIKDRTYKIDSIEKHISQKERILEDINKKEKDKQNIKLSMEKAKAALKNLKERKKATEEKSLSITSNNENKIKQMQDELNSLTRYVDKFSDLAKQISIFTSSKDEMKHCTDELREYQAQLENLSKDIDIRSADLDRKKQTLNDSNNERKNLKQNIELLNLQFDINTIRREINELNLQNAEAERDKYQQESARLRSLFEQLSAENAGKIGEMKQLQNQITTLSQQLRVDYKHVNDKYHTEWVQLKTKLFVNDDIDTYSLALDTAIMKYHSLKMEDINTTIDELWKRTYSGTDVDSIKIRSDEVKSTQKGKSYNYRVVMYKQDAELDMRGRCSAGQKVLASIIIRLALSETFGINCGVIALDEPTTNLDEENIESLARSLHNIIQIRKNQKKFYTLIVITHDEKFLKHMDAAQFTDHFFKIKRDARQKSLIEWVDINKVVDE, encoded by the coding sequence ATGAGTGCGATTTACAAGTTATCGATACAGGGTGTAAGATCTTTTGATTCTAATGAACGTGAGACTATTGAATTTGGAAGTCCCTTAACACTAATAGTGGGATCTAATGGTACTGGGAAAACTACTGTAATAGAATGTTTAAAGTATGCAACGACTGGTGATTTTCCACCAAACAGTAAAGGTGGGGCTTTTGTCCATGATCCAAAGATCATTGGAGAAAAAGATATAAGAGCTCAGGTAAAACTAGCTTTCGTTAGTGCAAACGGTTTGAATATGATTGTTACAAGAAATATGCAATTATTGGTTAAGAGAAGTACACAAACATTTAAGACTTTGGAGGGTCAATTAGTAGCTATCAATAAAGCTGGCGACAGAACTACGCTAAATACGAGATCCACCGACTTAGATGCCCAGGTTCCACAATATATGGGGGTCCCGAAGGCTATTCTTGATTATGTGATATTTTGCCATCAGGAAGATAGCTTATGGCCCCTAAGTGAACCAGCAAACTTGAAAAAGAAGTTTGATGAGATATTCCAAGCAATGAAATTTACGAAGGCGTTAGATTCTTTAAAAGCTATTAAGAAAGATATGAATGTTGacattaaattattaaaacaatcTGTAGAACATTTAAAAGTTGATAAAGATAGAGCCAATGCaatcaaattaaatatttcacgtctacaagaaaaaaatcaagaatATCAAGATCAAGTTAAAGACATTGAagtgaaaataaagaaggTCACTGAAGAGTCTGACATTCTgtttaaatcaaatcaGGATTTTCAAAAAGTCCTTTCCAAACTAGAAAGCTTAAAGAGAATGGAAGAATCAACATCTGAACAGATTGGTAGGTTAAAATCTTCTTTAGAGATTATTCACCTTCCAAAAGAAGAACTACAAAATATGttggataatttttcagaaacattattacaaaatgaAAGGCAAATCGATGAAATTGTTAACCATATTAATAGCTTGAAAACCCAGTCCAATGAAATACAAACAAAATgtaatcaattaattagAAGACAAGGGGAGTTAAAAGCACAGGAAGGTGCTCATGAgcaaaatataatacaaattgaatcattgaaaaaaattatctttgATAACTACGGTTTAGCTGATTCCAATGATAATGCCAAttatgatatatttttgaataccTTGCTAgaatacaaaaataaactaatGGAAAATCTCAACAATATCACAACTACTGGCCATATAGAGGCAGAAAGATATaacaaattattaacaGATATTGCAAAAGAAACTATGGTTGAATCTCATAAACTAGAATAtggtaataatgatattttaaaattggaaGATATACTTCAAaacttaaataataatttggaaaatattaacataACTGAAGTAGAATATGAgagggaaaaaaaagatttgCAAAAGTTTCAAGATAAACTTAAAGATTGGGAAAATACAAACGTAATAGTTGATTTAACTCGTCAAAtcaaagataaaaatatgagcttaattgatattgaaaatgatttgGAAAAGATTCAggatcaaattttaaaaactaATCAAAAAGCAGACTTATTTGCCAAGTTATCCTTTTATAAATCTATCTTGAACgaaaagaacaaaaatttgaattatttaaatgaaaaactCTCCTCGGACCTCAAAGTAAAGTCTTGGGATATTGACTTGGAAAATGAACCTGATTTAaacttcaaaaaattttacatcaatctacaaaaaaatattggcCTAACAACCAGAGATTCAAATAAGCTAACGAAAGCAGTTACAGAAGCCTCCCTAAATTTGAGAAATGCTAGACAGgaatatgaaaattatgaaaaatctATATCAGAGATTACAAAACAATTAGAAGAAACATTACCTGAAGACTGCACTATTGAGGATTATGATGAACTACTAGAGGAAGCTGAGATTTCATATCGAACTTCATTAGAGAATCTGAAAATGCATCAAACAACACTCgcatttaataaaaaggCCTTAGAAGTTGCACAAAATGATGATTGCTGTTATCTTTGTTCCAGGAAGTTTGAAGATGCTACATTTAGAAGTAAAATTCTAGATGAACTAATCCTCAAAACAGATGCTAAGTTTGAGATATCTTTAAAGGAAACCGTTGagaatgaaaaagaatatttagaGATACTGAGATCGcttgaaaaagatattttatccttaaaaatttcaaagacAAAGTATaatgatataaatatttctttaactAAGCTAGAAACAGAAGAAAATGAGGCTAAGAAGAAATTAGATGATTTTGAGAAATCACTCACTGATCTAAAATCTGAAAGAGATTATGCGGAAAATACAATTCGTCCAATAATTGAATCCAAATTAAGATtacaaaatgaaattaagcGATCAGAGCATGATGTCAGTCAAATAAGTGAtgaattaatgatttatgGGACATCATCCGGTAATGTACAAACAGTTGATGAActaaaagaaaatcaaaGACTGAAAAATGAACAACTAAAGAAtacaagaaaagaaattaacaGTCttcaagaagaaaaagaaactaaAACATCTGAATATTCTAATCTATTAAACTTAATTAAGGACCGTACCTACAAAATTGATTCAATAGAAAAGCATATTTCACAAAAGGAAAGAATCCTagaagatattaataagaaagagaaagataagcaaaatattaaattatctatGGAAAAAGCTAAAGCagctttaaaaaatttaaaagaaagaaaaaaagctACTGAGGAAAAAAGTTTATCAATAACTTccaataatgaaaataagaTTAAACAAATGcaagatgaattaaattcattaactCGTTATgttgataaattttctgATTTAGCTAAACAAATATCCATTTTCACCTCGTCGAAGGATGAAATGAAACATTGCACCGATGAATTAAGAGAGTATCAAGCACAGTTAGAAAACCTCTCTAAAGATATAGATATTCGCAGTGCTGATTTGGATCGTAAAAAGCAAACGttaaatgattcaaataatgagagaaaaaatctaaaacaaaatattgaattactTAATTTACAGTTTGATATCAATACTATCAGGCGAGAGATAAACGAATTGAATTTACAAAATGCAGAGGCTGAAAGAGATAAATATCAACAGGAATCTGCAAGATTAAGGTCTTTATTTGAACAATTAAGTGCTGAAAATGCTGGTAAAATTGGAGAAATGaaacaattacaaaatcaaataacGACTTTATCGCAGCAGTTAAGAGTTGATTACAAACAtgttaatgataaatatcACACTGAATGGGTTCAATTAAAAACCaaattatttgtaaatgatgatattgatacATATTCTTTAGCTTTAGATACAGCTATTATGAAATACCATAGTTTGAAAATGGAAGACATTAATACAacaattgatgaattatgGAAAAGAACATACAGTGGTACAGATGTTGACTCTATTAAGATTCGATCTGATGAAGTGAAGAGCACTCAAAAGGGTAAGTCGTATAATTACAGAGTTGTTATGTACAAGCAGGATGCCGAGTTAGATATGCGTGGTAGATGTTCTGCAGGCCAAAAGGTTCTGGcatcaattattataagaCTCGCATTGTCGGAAACTTTTGGTATTAATTGTGGTGTCATCGCTTTGGATGAACCTACAACTAATTTAGATGAGGAAAATATCGAAAGTTTAGCAAGATCATTACATAACATCATTCAAATAcgaaaaaatcaaaaaaaattttacacGTTAATAGTAATCACCCATGAtgagaaatttttgaagCACATGGATGCAGCCCAATTTACtgatcatttttttaaaatcaagCGAGATGCAAGACAGAAATCTTTAATCGAATGGGTTGATATCAACAAAGTTGTTGATGAGtaa